The following proteins come from a genomic window of Sorghum bicolor cultivar BTx623 chromosome 3, Sorghum_bicolor_NCBIv3, whole genome shotgun sequence:
- the LOC8079821 gene encoding beclin-1-like protein: MKPPAGSSGKGGAVDPSLPRFRCQECRRALVVVGVDSYADRLPAHAAPGNHASSVQGSVMGASKMDNSYVVLSRQNKSQGPRIPPRPPSAAAVHTDPIQSTRAIEGSYIVLPPPAASIYKTPASEGGGAQLTAPGVNSSSPSQGNNSGFHSSVTVLKRAFEIASSQTQVEQPLCLECMRVLSDKMDKEIEDVNADIKSYEACLQRLEQEPYNILSETDFQKEKQKIEEEENKLKAAIEEAEKQYSEVSSEMKDLEIKSKQFEELEERYWHEFNSFQFQLASHQEERDAVFAKIEVSQVHLELLKRTNVLNDAFYISHDGVIGTINNFRLGRLSNVEVEWDEINAAWGQAALLLHTMAQYFTPKFQYRIKIHPMGSYPRVTDIHNNTYELFGPVNLFWSTRFDKAMTWFLTCLQEFAEFAISLDKENNVPPEKSLKLPYKIDGDKVGSHTIVLSFNKNENWTKALKYMLCNLKWVLYWFIGNTSFAPHSGSLHTQSLKNKS; encoded by the exons ATGAAGCCCCCGGCCGGCAGCAGCGGCAAGGGCGGCGCGGTGGACCCTTCCCTGCCGCGGTTCAGGTGCCAGGAGtgccgccgcgccctcgtcgtcgtcggggtCGATTCCTACGCCGACAGGCTGCCCGCACATGCCGCGCCCG GTAATCATGCATCTTCTGTTCAGGGCAGTGTTATGGGTGCAAGCAAGATGGACAACTCTTACGTTGTGTTATCCAGGCAGAACAAATCTCAGGGTCCTAGAATTCCCCCACGCCCACCAAGTGCAGCAGCGGTGCATACTGATCCCATCCAATCAACAAGAGCGATAGAGGGGTCATATATAGTGCTTCCACCTCCTGCCGCTTCCATATACAAGACACCTGCCTCTGAAGGAGGTGGTGCGCAGCTCACAGCACCAGGTGTAAACTCCAGTAGCCCCTCTCAGGGAAACAATTCTGGGTTTCACTCTAGTGTTACTGTGCTGAAAAGGGCTTTTGAGATTGCTAGCTCGCAGACTCAG GTTGAACAGCCACTTTGTCTGGAATGTATGAGGGTTCTTTCTGATAAGATGGATAAGGAGATTGAAGATGTTAATGCTGATATTAAATCTTATGAGGCTTGTCTTCAACGTTTGGAGCAGGAGCCCTACAACATCCTCAGTGAAACAGATTTCCAAAAGGAGAAACAAAAG ATTGAAGAAGAGGAAAATAAACTTAAAGCTGCTATTGAAGAAGCTGAAAAACAATATTCAGAAGTTAGTTCTGAGATGAAAGATCTTGAAATAAAGTCTAAACAATTTGAGGAATTGGAAGAGCG GTACTGGCATGAATTCAACAGTTTTCAGTTTCAGTTGGCATCTCACCAG GAAGAAAGAGACGCAGTTTTTGCCAAGATAGAAGTTTCCCAGGTTCATCTGGAACTGTTGAAGCGTACTAATGTTCTTAATGATGCATTCTATATTTCACATGATGGAGTAATTGGAACAATAAATAATTTCCGCCTCGGCCGCCTTTCTAATGTAGAG GTTGAGTGGGATGAGATAAATGCTGCTTGGGGTCAGGCTGCACTGCTGTTGCATACCATGGCTCAGTATTTCACCCCAAAATTCCA ATACCGGATCAAGATTCACCCTATGGGAAGCTATCCAAGAGTCACAGACATCCACAATAATACATATGAACT GTTTGGTCCCGTGAATTTGTTCTGGAGCACCCGATTTGACAAAGCCATGACATGGTTTCTGACTTGCCTGCAAGAGTTCGCTGAGTTTGCCATAAGTTTGGATAAGGAGAACAATGTTCCACCTGAAAAATCACTGAAGCTTCCCTACAA GATTGATGGTGACAAAGTAGGGAGCCACACGATCGTCCTAAGTTTCAATAAGAATGAAAACTGGACCAAGGCGCTAAAGTACATGTTGTGCAATCTGAAGTGGGTTCTCTACTGGTTTATTGGCAATACAAGTTTTGCACCACACTCGGGATCGCTGCACACACAATCTCTGAAGAACAAGAGTTGA